In Bradyrhizobium sp. 195, the sequence ACATTGCCGCGACGCTGTGGCGCGTCGCGCTCGGCTTCGCGTTCGGCGTGGCCGCAGGCACGCTGCTGGGAGCCATCTCCGGCTATTGGTCGCTCGCCCGCCGGCTGCTCGATCCGACCGTGCAAGCGCTGCGCGCGATCCCCTCGCTGGCCTGGGTGCCGCTGTTCATCCTCTGGCTCGGCATCTTCGAGACCTCGAAGGTCGCGCTGATCGCGGTCGGCGTGTTCTTCCCGGTCTATCTCGGCGTGATGGGCGCGATCCTTTCGGTCGACCGCAAGATCGTGGAGGTCGGTCGCACCTTCCGCCTGTCCGGCCCGGCGATGATCCGCCGCATCCTGTTGCCCGCCGTGTTGCCGGCCTATGTCGTGTCCTTGCGCGTCGGGCTCGGCCTCGGCTGGATGTTCGTCGTGGCGGCCGAGCTGATCGGCGCCTCCGAAGGCCTCGGTTATCTCCTGCTCGACGGCCAGCAGCTCGGCAAGCCCGCGCAGATCCTGGCAGCGATCGTGATCTTCGCCATCCTCGGCAAGCTCACCGATTGGCTCATCGAGGTCGCCGCCGCGCCCTTCCTGCGATGGCAGGATGCCTTCGTCCGCGCAAAGGGAGCCTAAAGGCGATGCTGGCGCTCGATCGGGTCAGCAAGACCTATCCGAACGGCGTGCAGGCGCTGGCGCGCTTCTCCGCCGAGATCAGGCAAGGCGAGATCGTCGCCATTATCGGCGGCTCCGGCTGCGGCAAATCAACGTTGCTCCGCGCCGTCGCCGGTCTCGACCGCGCCAGCTCGGGCACCGTGACGCTCGACAATGAGGCGATCAGTTCGCCCCATGCCAAGATCGGCATCATCTTCCAGGAGCCCAGGCTTTTGCCTTGGCTCAGCGTGGCCGAGAATATCGGCTTTGGCCTTGCCGATCTGCCCGCGGCTGAGCGGCGCGAGAAGGTGGCGCGGGCGCTCGCGCGGGTCGGGCTGGCCGAGAAGGCGCAGGCCTGGCCGCGCGAACTCTCCGGCGGACAGGCGCAGCGCGTCGCGATCGCCCGCGCATTGGTGCCGCAGCCGGAGGTGCTCTTGCTCGACGAGCCGTTCTCCGCGCTCGATGCCTTCACCCGCCGCGACCTTCAGGATCATCTGCTCGACCTCTGGGCCGACACCCGGCCGACGCTCATCCTGGTCACGCATGACGTCGACGAGGCCGTCGTGCTGGCCGACCGCGTCCTGGTGATGCGGCCGCGACCGGGGCGGCTGTTCGATCAGATCGAGATCAATCTCGGCCGTCCGCGTGACCGCAATGCGCCGTTGTTCGAGA encodes:
- a CDS encoding ABC transporter ATP-binding protein, giving the protein MLALDRVSKTYPNGVQALARFSAEIRQGEIVAIIGGSGCGKSTLLRAVAGLDRASSGTVTLDNEAISSPHAKIGIIFQEPRLLPWLSVAENIGFGLADLPAAERREKVARALARVGLAEKAQAWPRELSGGQAQRVAIARALVPQPEVLLLDEPFSALDAFTRRDLQDHLLDLWADTRPTLILVTHDVDEAVVLADRVLVMRPRPGRLFDQIEINLGRPRDRNAPLFENFKRSVLTSLDRSLDRSVPDRDATQGPGQAMWW
- a CDS encoding ABC transporter permease, encoding MISDAPVLQQASEPAENVDAPSRLSRYARPLLGILLPLTLAVGWELVVWLGWSNGRLVPPPSRIFATIAELARSGELVRHIAATLWRVALGFAFGVAAGTLLGAISGYWSLARRLLDPTVQALRAIPSLAWVPLFILWLGIFETSKVALIAVGVFFPVYLGVMGAILSVDRKIVEVGRTFRLSGPAMIRRILLPAVLPAYVVSLRVGLGLGWMFVVAAELIGASEGLGYLLLDGQQLGKPAQILAAIVIFAILGKLTDWLIEVAAAPFLRWQDAFVRAKGA